From Roseibium alexandrii DFL-11, the proteins below share one genomic window:
- a CDS encoding head-tail adaptor protein, translated as MRAGAYRVPVVLQRPLETRSASGEITTTYEAAGSVFAALRLKSQSERFAESRTASSKTWEIRLRPFPGFSGGWRVLSGTRVFRVLSVCDPTGRRRELLCEAEEETT; from the coding sequence ATGAGGGCCGGGGCTTACCGTGTGCCGGTTGTCCTGCAGCGGCCGCTGGAGACGCGGTCCGCTTCGGGGGAGATCACGACAACCTATGAAGCTGCCGGATCTGTCTTTGCCGCGCTTCGCCTGAAAAGCCAGAGCGAGCGTTTTGCGGAGAGCCGGACGGCAAGTTCCAAAACCTGGGAGATCCGCTTGCGGCCCTTTCCCGGATTTTCTGGCGGCTGGCGGGTCCTTTCCGGTACCCGCGTTTTCCGGGTTTTGTCGGTCTGCGATCCAACAGGCCGGAGACGGGAACTTCTGTGTGAGGCAGAGGAGGAAACCACATGA
- a CDS encoding phage tail tape measure protein, whose amino-acid sequence MTDRDMELDVPLADLEEFRTKMREIDRSAQNISRSLVGGLKSALVDGKSLESVFKKIALSASSRVLNSALAPLEKAAGSLFDTIIPFAKGGVVGAPALFNMGNGVSGLMGEAGPEAILPLARGADGHLGVRSAEGGRSPMPAVQINVTAQDAESFRRSEAQVSAMVARAVGRGRRGL is encoded by the coding sequence ATGACAGATCGTGACATGGAACTTGATGTCCCGCTGGCGGATCTCGAGGAGTTCCGGACGAAGATGAGGGAGATCGACCGCAGTGCCCAAAACATTTCCCGCAGTCTTGTGGGCGGTCTCAAGTCGGCCCTTGTGGATGGCAAATCGCTTGAAAGCGTCTTCAAGAAGATCGCGCTGTCCGCGTCATCCCGGGTGCTGAACTCAGCGCTCGCGCCTCTGGAAAAGGCAGCAGGCAGCCTCTTCGACACAATTATCCCATTTGCCAAGGGCGGGGTCGTGGGCGCTCCGGCGCTGTTCAATATGGGAAATGGTGTGTCCGGCTTGATGGGCGAAGCCGGTCCGGAGGCGATTTTGCCACTTGCCAGAGGGGCGGATGGGCACCTGGGGGTCAGGTCCGCGGAGGGCGGCCGGTCCCCCATGCCGGCAGTACAGATAAATGTGACTGCGCAGGATGCCGAAAGTTTCCGGCGGTCAGAAGCTCAGGTCTCGGCGATGGTGGCCCGCGCCGTCGGACGGGGACGACGCGGGCTCTAA
- a CDS encoding YdcH family protein — MSHVPHELHEEFPDAADALHTLKTTDAHFARLAEEYHTINREVHRIETDVTPASDEVLEDLKKKRLHLKDQIAAMLAAAANAGS, encoded by the coding sequence ATGAGTCACGTTCCTCACGAACTGCATGAAGAATTCCCGGACGCGGCAGACGCGCTCCACACATTGAAGACCACCGATGCCCATTTCGCCCGTCTGGCCGAAGAGTATCACACCATCAACCGCGAAGTGCACCGCATCGAAACCGATGTGACACCTGCATCCGATGAAGTTCTTGAAGACCTGAAGAAGAAGCGTCTTCACCTGAAAGACCAGATTGCCGCCATGCTTGCGGCTGCGGCAAACGCCGGTTCCTGA
- a CDS encoding phage major tail protein, TP901-1 family: protein MGAQRGRDLLLKLDAASNGTFVTVAGLRARQVALNATTVDITTSDSAGRWRELLEGAGTRAASLSGSGLFRDAQSDTAVRQLFFDGAIRPWQVIVPDFGTLEGQFQITSLEYAGRHDGEMTFELALSSAGQVSFTAV, encoded by the coding sequence ATGGGCGCACAGCGCGGACGCGATCTACTCTTGAAACTGGATGCTGCATCGAACGGCACGTTCGTCACCGTGGCGGGCCTTCGGGCGCGGCAGGTGGCGCTGAATGCCACTACTGTCGACATCACCACATCCGACAGCGCGGGCCGCTGGCGCGAGCTTCTGGAAGGGGCTGGCACACGAGCGGCAAGCCTGTCCGGTTCTGGCCTATTCCGGGATGCGCAAAGTGACACCGCCGTTCGCCAGCTCTTTTTCGACGGGGCGATCCGGCCCTGGCAGGTTATCGTTCCGGATTTCGGAACGCTGGAGGGCCAGTTTCAAATCACCAGCCTGGAATACGCGGGCCGTCATGACGGCGAGATGACATTCGAGTTGGCTCTCTCCTCAGCAGGGCAGGTGAGCTTTACCGCCGTCTGA
- a CDS encoding glycoside hydrolase domain-containing protein — protein MNIGRREFMFGLSASVLLGSKIPATGSENSNIHIVDLANGFYQDRGKTPNPKEIDNRHLPNHPDLCTVDDVRFLENLQSKGVDTIIRYYSDENNAGITCKNLTVRERDLLQDFGFAICMVYQFEGRKRGRYRASTAKRDAKFILQRATEVLNQPEGSAVYIGVDEDADKNPEKDVLDYFRILNDEVQGRFDIGIYAPGSRCKAVRDNGLAKYFWVPEAPAWDGTTEFMNSGSWTMYQNKTEMQRSALAVADARDIKLDTDLMNPLAGNTIGAFNKDGSIKTYAKSKIEMVAAKRFWVTAGTANLRETPNGKPIGHMCVARMVHVLGYQGNWAKVDIDEDGIAEGYIHKKLLQPLSKKPSYFRSGCKPIQL, from the coding sequence ATGAATATCGGGCGACGAGAATTCATGTTCGGGTTAAGCGCTTCAGTTCTATTGGGAAGCAAAATACCTGCGACAGGCTCGGAAAACTCCAACATTCACATCGTTGACTTAGCCAACGGCTTTTACCAAGATCGCGGCAAGACTCCCAATCCAAAAGAAATTGATAATAGGCACCTTCCAAACCATCCAGACCTATGCACCGTTGATGACGTACGTTTCTTGGAAAACTTACAATCCAAAGGTGTCGATACAATAATTAGGTACTATTCTGACGAAAACAATGCAGGTATAACTTGCAAAAATCTCACCGTTCGTGAGCGCGATTTGCTTCAAGATTTTGGATTTGCAATTTGTATGGTTTATCAATTCGAAGGCAGAAAACGCGGCCGTTACAGAGCTAGCACCGCCAAAAGAGATGCGAAATTTATTCTCCAGAGAGCGACCGAAGTGTTAAATCAGCCCGAAGGCTCTGCCGTATACATCGGGGTTGATGAAGACGCAGACAAGAACCCAGAGAAAGATGTTTTAGATTATTTTCGAATTTTGAATGATGAGGTCCAGGGCAGATTTGACATTGGTATATATGCCCCAGGCAGTCGCTGCAAAGCGGTCAGGGACAATGGCCTAGCCAAGTATTTTTGGGTCCCAGAAGCGCCAGCTTGGGACGGAACCACAGAGTTTATGAACTCTGGTAGCTGGACAATGTATCAAAACAAAACAGAGATGCAAAGAAGCGCCCTTGCAGTCGCAGATGCACGTGACATAAAGCTCGACACTGACCTTATGAATCCGCTGGCAGGCAACACAATTGGTGCTTTCAATAAAGACGGATCGATTAAAACCTATGCCAAGTCAAAAATTGAAATGGTTGCAGCAAAGCGTTTTTGGGTAACAGCCGGAACAGCTAATTTAAGAGAGACCCCCAATGGGAAGCCGATTGGACATATGTGCGTAGCAAGAATGGTTCACGTACTAGGATATCAAGGAAATTGGGCCAAAGTTGATATTGATGAAGATGGAATTGCTGAGGGTTACATTCATAAGAAGCTGCTGCAGCCGCTTTCGAAAAAGCCTTCATATTTTCGTTCTGGATGCAAGCCAATACAGCTATAA
- a CDS encoding head-tail connector protein, which produces MTSIRLNDPATEPVAVEEMRAHLRLSGSEEDSSLSGFLKAARTHIEQATRRALISQSWRLYLNGWPVGRIVRLPVSPVQSVDQITVYDRDGNASQLGPSDWQLDRSAQPERVKIKLGAGLPASDMMAAEIDFTAGYGVSAADVPENFRQAVRLLAGHWFEHREAGTDLAITSLPQGLDRLLSTVRVPLL; this is translated from the coding sequence ATGACATCGATCCGTTTGAATGATCCGGCCACCGAACCGGTGGCAGTCGAGGAAATGCGCGCGCATCTCAGGCTGAGTGGCAGCGAAGAGGACAGCAGCCTTTCAGGCTTTCTCAAGGCCGCGCGGACGCATATTGAACAAGCCACCCGGCGCGCTCTGATTTCCCAATCCTGGCGACTTTATCTGAATGGCTGGCCGGTTGGCCGCATTGTCCGGTTGCCCGTGTCACCGGTGCAGTCCGTTGATCAGATCACGGTCTATGATCGCGACGGCAATGCGTCCCAGCTTGGGCCTTCTGATTGGCAGCTCGACCGCTCTGCTCAGCCTGAACGGGTAAAAATCAAGCTTGGGGCCGGGCTTCCCGCCTCCGACATGATGGCAGCGGAAATTGACTTTACAGCCGGATATGGCGTGTCGGCGGCCGATGTTCCTGAAAATTTCCGGCAGGCGGTTCGCCTTCTGGCCGGGCATTGGTTCGAACACCGGGAGGCAGGAACGGACCTCGCGATTACCAGTCTGCCCCAAGGGCTCGACCGGCTGTTATCGACTGTCCGGGTGCCGCTCTTATGA
- a CDS encoding DUF3168 domain-containing protein gives MSLSCVQTALRAGLFSLLKADGVLSGLLGPDRIFETPPRADAFPYLVLESMETRPLLTEIGEGMVHSLALSVFSRKLSRDEAAQAAGRAAEVLMTGPVSLTGNRLVNLTITSVLSRKLRGGRGYRASSSLRAVTEPLT, from the coding sequence ATGAGCCTTTCTTGCGTTCAAACGGCGCTCCGGGCCGGGTTGTTTTCTCTGCTTAAAGCTGATGGCGTCCTGTCCGGTTTGCTCGGGCCGGACCGTATTTTTGAAACACCGCCGCGCGCGGATGCCTTTCCGTATCTTGTTCTTGAAAGCATGGAGACCCGGCCGCTGCTCACAGAGATCGGCGAGGGTATGGTGCATTCACTGGCCTTAAGCGTGTTCTCCCGCAAGCTCAGCCGCGATGAGGCTGCCCAAGCTGCAGGCCGTGCGGCTGAGGTCTTGATGACAGGGCCGGTATCTTTGACCGGAAACAGGCTTGTGAACCTCACCATAACGAGCGTGCTCAGCCGCAAGCTGCGCGGCGGACGGGGATATCGGGCATCGAGTTCTTTAAGGGCGGTCACCGAGCCGCTTACCTGA
- a CDS encoding gene transfer agent family protein, with protein MPNRFRGEISAQLDGRTWTLVLTLGALAELEAAYECKSLATLLQRFSPDSLSASDMIVLLGAGLRGAGHDVTNDQVAMMQAAGGVAGFAAITADLLTAAFGVTSTEDDELLAEVS; from the coding sequence ATGCCAAACAGGTTCCGCGGAGAGATTTCCGCTCAACTCGATGGCCGGACATGGACGCTGGTTCTGACGCTTGGCGCGCTGGCCGAGCTGGAAGCGGCCTATGAGTGCAAGAGCCTTGCTACTCTGCTGCAGCGGTTTTCGCCGGACAGCTTGTCTGCATCCGACATGATCGTTTTGTTGGGGGCTGGCTTGAGAGGGGCGGGCCACGATGTCACGAATGATCAGGTGGCAATGATGCAGGCGGCAGGCGGTGTTGCCGGATTTGCAGCGATCACCGCTGACCTCCTGACGGCTGCCTTTGGTGTCACCTCTACGGAAGACGACGAACTGCTGGCGGAAGTATCTTAA
- a CDS encoding phage tail assembly chaperone, whose protein sequence is MLPWADLLRITATRWAWTPSEFWMATPRELEAVLGLGHPADDLKRSELEQLIRTNPDTETCGRADDHKQRRPHDRS, encoded by the coding sequence ATGCTGCCCTGGGCGGATCTCTTGCGGATAACTGCAACGCGCTGGGCTTGGACACCGTCTGAGTTCTGGATGGCAACGCCGCGGGAACTTGAGGCTGTTTTGGGTCTTGGCCACCCGGCGGATGACCTCAAACGATCCGAATTGGAGCAGCTGATCAGAACCAATCCGGACACGGAAACGTGCGGCCGTGCCGACGACCACAAGCAAAGGAGACCTCATGACAGATCGTGA